Proteins from one Fragaria vesca subsp. vesca linkage group LG6, FraVesHawaii_1.0, whole genome shotgun sequence genomic window:
- the LOC101310235 gene encoding probable receptor-like protein kinase At5g15080-like — MGCFTVLKCKKKKSEQTIYIKRVVPKEQTPATLPEPQIPTRSLQSAPPSFRNRVKPVQPVNKVTKKNNRTRALSAPSTLDAADQESLSSVEYEEPEEPKYRSGILKEQAPPIPQPLPLPSPQGVAALRTTGSFKSLTSSGPLYASGPLPLPPTGTLRNFSFEEVSSACHNFSSDRCMSEGLSSIMYKASFGEDSSSSSKKEATVTRLHPSTQGLKEFVNEVNTIASLQHPNLCKLLGFHAREGSEQKMLVYERLFHGSLDRFLYGRSDKPPIDWNTRTKIALCAAQGLTFLHEEGPFQAMYNEFSTANIQIDKDFSAKLSGYGCVGHIPEAEISTNSVAVANLSVETLERGMLTPKSNVWSFGIVLLELLTGRKNLDSRHPKEEMNLVKWSRPYLADDHRLSLIMDPQLKGRFPAKAARAMADIAQRCLQKDPSERPTMRTVVEHLKIIQDIRHSSRFPLLDPAAYAGKHMSRSPSLNGIVTPVPRLSFSPSPPPVALPSFSPTRRLAPPISLLPPRSCSTIVTMEELDHLLESRKSSSSTVPRASVEGF; from the exons ATGGGTTGCTTCACAGTATTGAAGTGCAAGAAGAAAAAGTCTGAGCAGACTATTTATATTAAACGTGTCGTCCCTAAGGAGCAAACTCCAGCCACATTGCCTGAACCTCAAATCCCGACCCGGTCACTACAGTCTGCACCCCCAAGTTTTAGGAACAGAGTGAAACCTGTTCAACCAGTAAATAAAGTCACCAAAAAGAACAATAGAACTCGGGCATTATCTGCTCCATCTACCCTAGATGCAGCAGACCAAGAATCTCTTTCATCAGTTGAATATGAGGAGCCAGAAGAGCCAAAGTATCGGTCTGGAATCCTGAAGGAACAAGCGCCACCAATTCCGCAACCTCTTCCCCTCCCATCACCTCAAGGTGTTGCTGCACTGCGGACTACGGGAAGCTTTAAGTCATTGACTTCCAGCGGCCCTCTCTATGCTTCTGGACCATTGCCCCTGCCTCCAACTGGAACGTTACGAAACTTTTCATTTGAAGAAGTGTCATCAGCTTGTCACAACTTTTCTTCTGACCGATGCATGTCTGAAGGTCTATCTTCCATCATGTATAAGGCTTCCTTTGGAGAAGATTCATCTTCAAGTTCCAAAAAAGAAGCTACTGTTACTCGCCTTCATCCTTCCACTCAG GGTTTGAAGGAGTTTGTAAATGAGGTAAACACTATTGCATCTTTGCAACATCCAAACCTCTGTAAATTGCTTGGTTTCCATGCACGCGAGGGATCTGAACAAAAAATGTTGGTCTATGAAAGGCTCTTTCATGGAAGTCTGGATCGATTTTTATATGGACGATCAGATAAGCCCCCAATAGATTGGAACACTAGAACAAAAATTGCTTTATGTGCTGCACAGGGTCTTACATTCTTGCATGAAGAAGGACCTTTCCAG GCGATGTACAATGAGTTTTCAACTGCGAACATACAGATTGATAAAGATTTTAGTGCAAAGCTTTCCGGATATGGCTGTGTTGGACATATCCCTGAGGCAGAAATCTCTACCAATTCTGTT GCAGTGGCAAATCTATCAGTTGAGACACTTGAAAGAGGAATGCTTACTCCCAAAAGCAATGTCTGGAGTTTTGGGATTGTTCTTCTAGAGCTACTAACAGGTCGGAAGAATCTTGATAGCCGGCACCCCAAGGAAGAGATGAATTTAGTTAAGTGGAGCCGGCCTTACTTAGCTGATGACCATCGACTTTCACTGATTATGGATCCGCAGCTCAAAGGTCGCTTCCCAGCCAAAGCTGCCCGAGCGATGGCTGACATTGCACAGAGATGCCTCCAGAAGGACCCATCCGAGAGACCCACTATGAGAACTGTTGTTGAGCATCTCAAAATCATTCAAGATATCAGGCACTCGTCCAGGTTTCCTTTGCTAGACCCGGCTGCATATGCGGGAAAACATATGTCAAGATCGCCGAGTCTTAATGGAATTGTTACCCCTGTGCCTAGGCTAAGTTTTTCGCCTTCACCTCCACCAGTAGCTCTGCCATCTTTTTCACCTACTAGACGACTTGCCCCACCTATTTCCCTTCTTCCTCCACGGTCTTGTTCCACCATTGTCACTATGGAGGAGTTAGACCACCTGCTGGAAAGCCGGAAATCATCATCGTCCACGGTTCCAAGGGCTAGTGTTGAGGGATTTTGA